Part of the Myxococcales bacterium genome, CGTTCGGCGAACAGGTAGGGAAATTCGCCGGCAGGTCGGTCAGCGCGTTTTCGACGGTTCGGAACGCCGCGAGCGGATCGATCACCCGGTCGGGGCTGAAGTATTCGTCGTAAAGCGCGAGGTAATCGGAAATGATGGTCAGCAGCTCCTGCCGGCCGGATTCCGTGGCGATGAAATCCTCGATCAGGTCGGCGTACAGGTCGAAACGCGGCTCCATGATCTCCAGCCCGCCTTCCAGCACCGCTTCGTTCTCGCCGCCGGGATGATCGTCCATCGTGCCGGTCAGCACGTCCATTTCACCCAGCTTCCAAACGACCGACATGTGTTCGGTGAGCATTCCCTGCGCGGTGGCGTCGCCGGCGCAGTGCATCAGGTTGCCGATCGCGAAGACGACCCGCTCGGGGTGGTCGGGGTACGCGGCCAGCGCACCGTCGAGCATCCAGGAGACGAAGTGCCGATTGTGCGGATCGACGCTGTTCTCGTCCACCTTGCGGGCGAAGGCGTCCGCCGTGATGACGCGGCCGACATCCGGCCACAAAGCCCCCAAGAGCAGGTAGGCGCGTTCGCGGCGCAGCAGGTCGGCGTCATACTCGATGCCCGGCTGCGGATGCAGTTCGCACAGGTTGATGAAATAGTCCGCCTCGCGCATGTGCGTCGACGGACCATAAGCCCATACCGGGGCGGCCGCCGCCACCGACATCGCCAGTAATAGCAGGAAGGTTCGCCACGTCATGGAACACTCCGCCTGGTAATTTTAACGGATTCCCGGCCGCGCATCGCGACCGAGCGGAAAAGCCGATCCCGTTTCTTTAGAACATGATTCCGCCGTTTTTTCAAATACACGACCCGGGCGGCTCGGCTTCCGTCTCGTCATTTGAAGGATTGATATCTCGACCAGGCCCGGACGATCGTCTGAACCGGCGCCTTCACACCGCCAACTCGACGACCTTCGCGCCCAGGGCGGCGGCCAGATCGGCGGGCGACAGGCGCACCAGAAAGCCGCGGCTGCCGCCGTTGATGTAGATGCGCTCGTGCGTCATTGCCCGGGCGTCGAGAAATACGGGGATGGGCCGCTTCGTGCCCAGCGGGCTGATTCCGCCGACCAGGTAGCCGGTGAAGCGCTCGGCGTCGGGCACCGAGCATTCCTCGACGCGGCGATGCGCGCCGACGGCGTCGGTGAGTTTCGACAGCGAAACCCGATGCGCCGCGTCGACAACGGCGATCACCGGCTTGCCTGCGGATTGAAAGACGATCGTCTTGAATATCAGTTCCTCCGGCACGCCGAGTTCGCGGGCCGAGTCCTTCGCCACGTCGCCCAGGCCGCGAAAGGAATAGAGCGCCGGCTCGAAGGGAACCTGGTGCTCGCGCAGGAAATGAACCGCCCGGGTGATCGGGTATTTGTCTTTCATGCTCCCTCACCCTATTTTCGGCGCGATCAACTCCAGCGTTGGAAATTCGGTGCGATAAGGAGACGGATCGCGCGTCAGCAATCGGTAGCCGGTCACGGCGGCGTGAGCGCCGATGAAAAAATCCGGCAGCGGCGACCGTTTCAGCCCGCCGCGCCGTCGATATTTCAGAAAAACCTTGCCGGCCAGAAAAGCGGCCTCAAAAGGAAGCGGTTCGCGGCGGAAATATTCCGGCGGCAGCGCTTCCTCCAGTTCCTCGAT contains:
- a CDS encoding aminoacyl-tRNA deacylase, giving the protein MKDKYPITRAVHFLREHQVPFEPALYSFRGLGDVAKDSARELGVPEELIFKTIVFQSAGKPVIAVVDAAHRVSLSKLTDAVGAHRRVEECSVPDAERFTGYLVGGISPLGTKRPIPVFLDARAMTHERIYINGGSRGFLVRLSPADLAAALGAKVVELAV
- a CDS encoding type II toxin-antitoxin system VapC family toxin; amino-acid sequence: MKPVLVDSNVLLDLLTEDPRWFDWSSEQIARAAERTILVINPIIYAEVSVGFRRIEELEEALPPEYFRREPLPFEAAFLAGKVFLKYRRRGGLKRSPLPDFFIGAHAAVTGYRLLTRDPSPYRTEFPTLELIAPKIG